The Cicer arietinum cultivar CDC Frontier isolate Library 1 chromosome 1, Cicar.CDCFrontier_v2.0, whole genome shotgun sequence genome contains the following window.
GCATAAACAAACCTCTTCTCCTTTAGAGATGGGCCTCAGTGCAATTATGGTCGCTTGGCCATCTCTATCCTGCATGCAAAGAGGTAATAAATCTTCAGATTTAATGTTACATATACATAAGAAGTAAAGAGATAAGCTAAATACAATTGGTTTCTCAACTTTCATTGTTAAGTAATTGTCATAATTAGATCTGACTGTTCTGCAAGTAATTTTGTTACAGgaaaaagataaacaaaaacATGAATAAGAGTATCAACTgccaaaaaaattgatataacaATACTTTTTTGGCATCAAATGAAGTCAAATAAGCAATCAACTCAAACTATACCGAAATCGAAGATAAAATCAAGATAGTTTTGCCCCCACATACCTCATCTCTTTTGAAAGCTTTGGCATTAGGACAACAGGAATGGTTCATACAGCTTTGCAAAGGAAAAAATGCAGTTCCTAAAATACAAGTTTAAATAGATTTGACAATTAAAACAAAGCATGAACTTCAGTGATGATAAGACAGCTCAATACTAAGAAaggaaaatcaaaataaagaataaaaagttGAACTATGAATATTATAtgaagagataaaataaaatgaatttgtcTGCATATATTAACAGACAAACAACGGTGAAATCGGTACCTTGGCAACAGATAGAATAGTCTTCACCTAGAGCATCTAGAATTGGTTGTGTAATTTTCTCAGCTTCCTCCTGCCATCAATGATaacaataaaaagtaaaagaacTTATTCATTTGAGATAACATGCTAAAGGCTTAAAGCAAGGTGAAGCAAATTCTTACCTTATCAGGATTCATCATATCATCTATGTATAAAAAGTAATCCTCCACGGGAGAAGCAACCACCAAATCACTGAAACATAATTAAGGGATTAATATACATTTCAtcataattgaaataaattattattcacaTGTTCAATTTACTTCACTggctatatatatatcacaataTTTAACCAATATGTTAACGAATGAAAACACAACGAAATATATGGCTCGACAATCAGAAGACAAACAAAGTCTCGGAAAGTTGTCTCTTACAGATTATTCAGCTCAAACATGCCAATGATATGTCCATAGATTTCAAGGGAGAACACTGGAAAGAGTCAAGGGCTTGAAGCTAAAATTCCCACAAAAGTGATGACACAAAGTCACCAAGCATGCACACAACAAATACATCATGAAATTAGCATATGTAAGGATACATGGCTCGCATTCCTTGTCAAATATTGCCGTCTTAAGAATTTGGAGAGACTGAAACATCGAATCCGTAGAAAGAAAATTAGATGCAACATATTAAATTGGTGAATAAAGTATAAACATGTGAAGAATGAAGAATCAAACCTCAAATGCCAACTCTTTTATTTGCATCCTGAATGACGCTTCATCGGAAGAATCAATATCATCTGGTAATGCAACGCAGTCCCACCACCTACAGACACTTTAAAGTGACTACTCCAACATAGTTTAAATAAAATCGTATAAGAACACTCAACATCAGaagtgaaaatgaaataaaggaattctattttgaaatttaatgcAACACATGAAGCATAGATAATTTAAGAAATCATAGAAAATTTTGATTAAGATATCATATATCTTGGATTTTTGCAAGCTCAATATAATTTTACAGTTAAACCATCATTGCAACATAAGCACTTGAAACCAAATTTGAGAtttgaaaaaattcaaaatattaacaatgaCATTGCAATTTGCTTCACAGCTTCATGCACTGCTTCATGTAAACATGTAATAGTCATTAGTCAGTAACAAGTAACGACCTTTTCTTGTATCCCATTGATATAGGCCTCCAAGCTTCCAAAAGAAGAGAGAAATTGTAGTGGTCAAAAACACAAGATGCATCATATTTCCCTTTCTCTGCAAGACTATTTGCTTTTAACTTGTGGTACCTTAATATCGTAGAAGAAATGGCCTGGTGATAAAATACAACCGCATTTCTAGTCAGATAAATCTAGTAAAGATAATTTATGCAAGACTGATTAAAATAGCTTGTTTGATAAGTTGagcatctatatatatatgcaagTTTATGTATATGTTAAATTAAAGGGCAGCTTAGACAAAATGAAACCTTACCTTTGCAGCAAGGAGGAATATATCGTTTGTTTCTgcagaaaaaaaatcaataaacaaataaataaataaataaataaataaataagaaagacATGAAACAAAAACGTATTTAATTTAGATTGTTGAAAATTATTGATAACCACAAGGAAGGAGTCTTACCATTAGAATGTTTCATGAAATTTAGGAGCGCCTCCCTACGTCTCGGATTGGAACTCTCACCAGTACAGAGTAAAGAATGGGAGGATTCCCAATCAGCTTCTGCACATGACATGCTACATGTATTGAGAACATTGTCAGACAAGATTATTTCATACTTTACACCCCAAAAAATGATGTGCAAGAACAAACCAttattgagttttaaaataaacttcTCAAGAAGCACTTGCAGGAAAGAAATATCAAAAGAATCATGAAGTGAGTTTTTTAAACAACAGAATTTTGTTTTGAGTTAAAATTAGGTTATGCgtctaaattttttcaaaagctctcatttaatttctttataaacATCTACTAGCTTAAAGGGACTCTTTCATAAGTGAAGAACCATAAACTTACTTTACTTGAGCAACTCCCATAACTTAGAAGCTAATCATATTTGGGTCTTAgcctttcaaaataattaaatgagaaGAAATCAAAAGCTGAGTATGGATCACTGTGCAGCATTCATTTGTAACCAAATTTTCACAAGTTTTTTCACGGTAGTTGCAGTGATGTCAAATAGCAGCTATAGTCGTGCTATAGAGCTATAATGTAGCAGAATTCAACCAAACCATTATTGTTCCGCAATACACGATTTAGTACAAACTATTGTCAACTAGAAGCTATAGTGTTGTAGCATAGCATAATTTGAATAAACCACTATTTTCAGAAATCTGCAGTTGTTGGTTTCTGCTCCTTGGCATGTAAAATTTTCCGGTTTGCAAAACGAAATAATTTCATTGCCATTATTATTTCTTCAACCAACCTTAGACTTACCTGCAGTAGTAAGCTTCTCCGCATCCACTAGGGCATGGAACAGATGGAGGCAAGGAGAACTTCTCAGTGCACGGCAATCTCAATTGTCCATTCATCAATGATTCCACGACACCATCAGGTAGAGGAACTTTAGTTTTGGAACTACCAGAACTACATCGCATAGTGCTCTCATCTTCATCAGTTGAATCCATTTCATCACAATTTCTCAAAGAGTTTGAGGAACTTCCTTCATCGCAACCATGACTCTCATTGGCCCTTAATTCATTCAAGTAAAGTCTCCTTCCAATTTGAGTTTCTATTGAACCAATAAAACGAAAGCAAAAGCTACAAACAAAACAATCAATCTGCAAAGTAAAGTAGAAAATAagacaaagaaacaaaaaaatttaaaatgctTACACAAGAACAATTGTGAAGACAAATAAAAAACCTTGTTGNNNNNNNNNNNNNNNNNNNNNNNNNNNNNNNNNNNNNNNNNNNNNNNNNNNNNNNNNNNNNNNNNNNNNNNNNNNNNNNNNNNNNNNNNNAAGAGTGTTGAGTCCCAACAAGCATTTGGTCCTTAAGAACAAGTTCCCCCTCTTTGAAGTCTATTGCAGCATACACACCTACAATTCTCCATAATCAGACGAGGAACATAGAGTCTTTTTGGATcgacttatttgagtttatctactaACATAAACACTTACCAAACTGTTGAATTTAGGAAAAATAGCTTATAACATgccataagttgttttcagttTATGTCCATCAACTCCACAAGATAGCttataaaataactaatatGAAAAGAGcttaacttattttattttttattatataaataacttataaataaacaattttatcataAGCCATTATGCTATATAGCACTTAGCTAAGAGGTTGATCCAAACAGGGCCATAGTACAAAATTCAAAGTACAAATAACAGTACAGTACAGTACataatttgcaacaaaaaaaaagagaaaaatatgttTCAACATGTATTTATTAGCAAgaacaaaagtaaaaaaaatggtGCGATAGAACATAAACAATGAAAAGTACCTTTTCCAGAGTTGTCATCTTGTTTAATTGTGATGTCACTGCAGTGCCTTGTAGAGAAAACGTTGTGGTAATATTCctggattaaaaaaaaaaaagaggacaATGAAGAGAAGTGTAAAATGGGTAGGTTGTGAATGAAGAGTAGATAGATGAATTACCTGAAGTTGATGAGGTGAGGGAGGAGAGAGAAGAGCAGAGATTTCATTGGCAGAAGTGGAGGTAATAGGGCAAATGGGTtccattgaaattgaaattgaagagTGTCAACTGTCAACGACACAGCACTCTGTTAACAGAGAGGGATACAAACGTGACGGCGCCAGTGGCAACAAGTAACAACATTCACATATGTTGTCaccaaattataaaataggCAAATAGTATATTTGAAGGACATGGGACAATATAGTCCTCGGTTAGTTTGCGGTAACATGGCAAGCCCATTGTCAAGATGAGTTAATTTGCCTAATTTTCATTTTGGAAATATGAGGGTTAATTTATCCAACTCAGTGAAATTGAAActcatttttaattgtttttatgtttacttttgtagttataatttatatttattaagtttaaaaataattaaacataaaaataatataatttaagaaaaaatactCACATTTTAACGAGGACATCTCTAAAATTTTCGTTCAGTGTTTTTATCAGTTTTAGAGACGAATATATGCATTGTTTTCCTGCACTCAGTTCATACAATTGAAAATAAGTTGAGTTTGTTGTAGACGAAGATGCGTTATGGTTGAACGAAAAGAAACAGATGAAGATTTGAAGACGATGGTGATGCAATGATGATGATTTAAAGATGGTGATGCGATGTTGGTGATCTCGTAATAGTGATGTGATGATAAAGAAATGAAGAGGCAACCATAATCCTCAAACCTATTTTTGATTTGGAATCAGagactaaaatataatacttttaacttaattttatcttttttttttccatttctttattaatcaatttaattacttaattttatttttttaattatttaattgattcaTCTGTCACGTCACTCATATGTTTgccacataattttttttttaacaacaacTAACTTTATGgatgattttaaaactaaattgagCTTACATGATTTAAATTGAAAGGAAAAACttataggacgaaaatgag
Protein-coding sequences here:
- the LOC101515761 gene encoding histone-lysine N-methyltransferase ATXR2 encodes the protein MEPICPITSTSANEISALLSPPSPHQLQEYYHNVFSTRHCSDITIKQDDNSGKGVYAAIDFKEGELVLKDQMLVGTQHSSLQIDCFVCSFCFRFIGSIETQIGRRLYLNELRANESHGCDEGSSSNSLRNCDEMDSTDEDESTMRCSSGSSKTKVPLPDGVVESLMNGQLRLPCTEKFSLPPSVPCPSGCGEAYYCSMSCAEADWESSHSLLCTGESSNPRRREALLNFMKHSNETNDIFLLAAKAISSTILRYHKLKANSLAEKGKYDASCVFDHYNFSLLLEAWRPISMGYKKRWWDCVALPDDIDSSDEASFRMQIKELAFESLQILKTAIFDKECEPLFSLEIYGHIIGMFELNNLDLVVASPVEDYFLYIDDMMNPDKEEAEKITQPILDALGEDYSICCQGTAFFPLQSCMNHSCCPNAKAFKRDEDRDGQATIIALRPISKGEEITISYVDEDLPFEERQASLADYGFRCRCPKCIEEET